The genomic stretch CATTTTACTTTtacagaacaagaaaaacacaaGGCTGGGACTGCTGGAATCAGAAAAATGACCCTGGCTCAGTCTTATCAGGGCACCAACACTGATGCTTTCCCTGCTGAAGCTACTGCTGTGCCACACAGCCAGTTCTCCCTGAGAAAGAGCATTTTAGATTCAGCTTGTGATACCTTTCTGCCCCCAACAGCCTTGCAAAAGGTCTGTTGGGAAAACATCTTGTACAAATGCTCTTACAAATGCTTTAGGAAATACTAAGGCAACCACTTCAAGCATTATTCACTGTTACTGCACAAAGAGGCTTAGGGTGTTACAACAGGTTGTTCTCACTTCTGTGTTCTGAGGCCAGGCTTAAAGCTGGATTGCTGATCTAGGATTTGGATTAATTATCTCAGCTACAGGAAGAAACTTTGGTAcatttgtgtttcttctttttcattcaagccttttaattgttttaattcagAGTGTAGCTCTCCATACACTTGGCATAATAAAAGGGGCAGACACTCTGCTCAGAAACAGTAACTACAAGCCAGTTTCCACACTGAAGGAGGTCTGCAAGGAGTTTTACACCTTGGAGTAGTAAGTTGGTTTTGCTCCAGgccaaaggaaataaaagctaTGTCAGGGGCAAGGGTACAACAGAGGGCAGCCACGGACAGCTGGGAGCAACAACCACTTGTGTTTACACACTGGATCTAGGTGAGATCCTTCCACAACCCCAGCTGCTTTTGTGGATTCAGCAGCACGTCACCCAGTGTAAATCCACCATCACCATGAGCATTCATCctcccagcatcacccagcTGCCCAGGCCTATTCATTACTGGCTGGATCTCTTCAGGAAGAACAATTATGGAGGAGTTCTTTTCACTTGTCCCCAAATATACCACAACACTCCTTGAGATTACATTAAGTGGCTTGATTTGGCCACACTCTGTGTCACAGTGGTGGCTTGAGCATGAGTATAGCCCTTCTTGCTACCAAATACTGGTATGCAAGAGGCTTGAGGTATGTGCACAGTTCAGCTGCAGAAGGGAGAGATGAAATTCTTGACCCTTTCAATGGCACCCAAATTGTCTCTCTGCTTTGTGCATCTGAGAAAGGCAACATTTCTCCTAGAATGACTGTCATGTCACAGTTCACACAAAATTCAAGAGCACTGACTTTGGTTCAAAGCCCAGCACTGGTGAGGATGAAGAGTTTACTGCATAACACATGCATCATTCACCtccaatatttaaaaaaaatccacagaaaactTTCAAGTATTTTGACATCCTTGCTGAATGTGTTCAAAAAACACCTCAGAACAACCAACCTATAATGTACTTTCCAGTGCATTTAACACTACACCCCAACTTACTTTAGAGGCTCCATAGACTGTCAACATTGGTGTTGGCTGACAACAGGATGCTGAAGAAAGGTTCACAATTgcccctttcttcttctttaccATGCCTGGCAGCACAATATGTGTCATCATGGTAGCAGAAGCAATATTTACATGGATCAAGTCCCATAGCATATCCTCACACAGATTAGTAAAACAGTCTGGGTAGGCATGAAATATTCCTACATTATtcaccaaaatcccaatttctctGTCTTTCAGAGCCTCCTTAATGGCTGGGTAAAGCTCACGCCCCTTGCTGAAATCAGCTACTATGAAATCTGTTTCCACTTTATAGGTTTCAGATATGCTCCTGGATACAGCCTCCAGCTTCTCTTTGTTTCGGCTGACTAAGATGATGTTGACACCATGCTTTGCCAGTTGTTCAGCATAAGCCTTCCCAATACCATCTGTGCTACCTGCAAGAAAAAACATCAGCAGAACACAAGtgaaaaacagagcagcatCAGCCTATTCTAACAGTTCTTTCAATTACAGctttattcttctttctgaGATCATGTGCCACTAAATATATTGAATTCAAAGACACAACAGTAAAGACAACACTGTCAACCACCTTCTGCAATTCCCCTCATAAAAGTTTCATATTTTCTACGACAACAAGAGAGAGCTCAAAGGAGAACTTTAATGAAAAGCAGGGATGTCAGAGGTACACAAGTCAAACCTTTCTGCAGAACTAGGGCACATATGAACACCCCATAGCAAAAAAAGGACCTTGTCTACATCTCTGTGTACACTTGCAGGTGATCAAGATGTATCTTGCAAATTTGGGCAACAATTGCTGCGATTCTTTCTCAGCAGTCAGCCAACTCACTTAGCTTGCCCATCTCCTGAGGAATTAATTTATAAAGGCAATGAACAACAGGCACTTAGACAGATTTAGCGGCATCCAGAGATAATACATGCCCCAGCCTGTGACATAAAGCTCACCCAGCACCACAAGCCACCAAGTTTCTCAGTACTGGTACAGTATATTACATAAACACAAGCAAACTCACCACTTCATCTCTTACCTGTGACCACAGCCCACTTCCCATACTTCTTGACAAGATCAATCTCCCCCCTCAGCTTTGGGATAACGTGCAGCCTGAGCGCGCTGTAAGTGTCCAGCGCCAGAGACACACACTTTCTGACTGTGTACCAAGCTCCAACAACAGCCAGGGCTTCTAGATAGAAACTGCAGGAGCGACTGATTTCTCTGTACAAGAGGGAGAATCGATCCACTGCAGCCATGGTGATCacaagcctgaaaaaaaaaataaacacaggcaATTACAGTTGCCTCTTGGGCCATGTAAACTTTTCAGACTATGGATAACCTTTGAGATTCAGCGTTTTACAGTTTTGATGCAGAAAAACCACAAGTCAGTCTGCTAAAATTTGGGTGCCACCTACCATCATCCCCACTGATTCAGGTAGGGTTGAGCTATTAATCAGTTATACTGCAACAACAATGATCAACGATTCTGTAAATGAAACAATTCAAGCAGAAGCTGAACAGGTGAAAACCAATTTTGGAAGATTAAAAAACTACCGAGAAGAGAGGCAAGGATAACCAGCACGAGAAAGCTGAGATACAAAGAAACAACGGGCTCTTTCAAGGACAAAAAGCTACATGAGAGACGAAGCAGGTTCAGAGACAGAACATCAGTCCTCAGCGCTGCCAAAAGCACCGCATCTGCCACTGTCCTTGAACCATGGCAATGCAGTGCAGCCATCAGGCACACCGCGCCTGCTGTGCCTCACACGGCTTTTATTAACAAATAGACTTTTCTAAACAAGCACAAATCCGTCCTCTCCTCGGAGGACCCGAAGTGCCGCCCAGCACCGCCACACCCCGCCCGACCCTCGCCCAGAGCGGGACAGCGAGCTCCGGGCGCGCCCGCTCCGCGCAGCCCCCGCGAGCGCTCCGGAGCCTCGCCCCTCGCCCAGCCCGCCCCTGAAACACCGCCCGGCGCCCTGCCTGCCCCGGGCTGTCCCATCCCCCCCGCGGCCCTGACCCGCCGCGCCTCACCCGCAAAGCCGGGCCgggctccccgcccgccgcgccgcccgcaCCGCGCGGGGCCGCCGGGAGCGGCCGCGGGGCCTTGTGGGGCTGCGCGCGGCGTCGCCATGGCCACGGCTGAGGCGGCGGCCCGGGCTCGGGCTGCGCTCCGGCCCTTGACTGCCGCCGACTAAAGCCTGTGGATTTTGTCTGACGAAGGCAGAGCGTAAATCCGATACCGGCTCGGGGGGTTTAGAATGCAGGCGGCGCTCGCTGGAGACCCGGGCAGCGGCTGCATGGGGGAGGCCCCGGCGCCTGAGGCGTCAAATGCGGCGCTGTGCGACACCGGGAGCGGAGGTGCCCGCACGGAGCGTGAGGGCAGCGCTGGGAGCACAGGTGAGCCCCTCCGGCTCGCTCGCCAGCACACAAACCTGCTGTTCGTGCTTACATGGGTGCAAACACGAGTGTGTGCTTTCTGCCACCAAAGTCACTGGAAATCCTGACATAACTGAGGCATGCTCGATTGTTATCTTCCTGTGGTCTCACATCCCGACATTTCTTTACTTTCCTGTTGCCGGGTAATCACACAGCTAGCCTGACCTCtaaatcacagagtcacagcaTGGCTCAGGTGTGAAGCTCCTTGGTCCGACCTCGCTGCTCGGGCAGAGCCATCCCGGAGCACAGGGCACGGGACCGGGACCAGATGGCTCTGGAATCTCCAGTGAGGGACACTGCACACCTGTCTGTGAGGGACACTCCACACCTGTCACTGAGGGACACTCCACACCTGTCAGTGAGGGACACTCCACACCTATCACTGAGGGACACTCCACACCTATCACTGAGGGACACTCCACACGTGTCACTGAGGGACACTCCACACGTGTCCGTGAGGAACACTCCACACCTGTCTCTGAGGGACACTCCACACCTGTCCGTGAGGAACACTGCACACCTGTCTCTGAGGGACACTCCACACTGTCTCTGAGGAACACTCCACACCTGTCTCTGAGGGACACTCCACACTGTCTGTGAGGG from Catharus ustulatus isolate bCatUst1 chromosome 11, bCatUst1.pri.v2, whole genome shotgun sequence encodes the following:
- the HSDL1 gene encoding inactive hydroxysteroid dehydrogenase-like protein 1 isoform X2 yields the protein MAAVDRFSLLYREISRSCSFYLEALAVVGAWYTVRKCVSLALDTYSALRLHVIPKLRGEIDLVKKYGKWAVVTGSTDGIGKAYAEQLAKHGVNIILVSRNKEKLEAVSRSISETYKVETDFIVADFSKGRELYPAIKEALKDREIGILVNNVGIFHAYPDCFTNLCEDMLWDLIHVNIASATMMTHIVLPGMVKKKKGAIVNLSSASCCQPTPMLTVYGASKSYLDYFSRSLHHEYASKGIFIQSLLPFVISTNMTAFSSTISKRSILFPTAEEYASHAVSTLGLSIRTTGYWKHAIQFTLGECLPEWMWAWFALYLGRILRKEALAAKAK
- the HSDL1 gene encoding inactive hydroxysteroid dehydrogenase-like protein 1 isoform X1, which encodes MQPLPGSPASAACILNPPSRLVITMAAVDRFSLLYREISRSCSFYLEALAVVGAWYTVRKCVSLALDTYSALRLHVIPKLRGEIDLVKKYGKWAVVTGSTDGIGKAYAEQLAKHGVNIILVSRNKEKLEAVSRSISETYKVETDFIVADFSKGRELYPAIKEALKDREIGILVNNVGIFHAYPDCFTNLCEDMLWDLIHVNIASATMMTHIVLPGMVKKKKGAIVNLSSASCCQPTPMLTVYGASKSYLDYFSRSLHHEYASKGIFIQSLLPFVISTNMTAFSSTISKRSILFPTAEEYASHAVSTLGLSIRTTGYWKHAIQFTLGECLPEWMWAWFALYLGRILRKEALAAKAK